The genomic DNA GGGGATCCATGACCGCACCTGCAGGGCGTTGGAGGAGAGGTTGCGGTGGGTGAGCATGGCCCCCTTGGCCACCCCGGTGGTGCCCCCGGTGTACTGCAAAAGGGCCAGGTCGTCCAGGCTCAGGGGCACGGGGCTAGGGGTGCCGGGCTTGAGGAAGCGCCGCCAGGGGATGCCCTCGAGGGTCTTGGGCCACTGCCCCTTGCGCTTGAGCATGAGGGGGTAGAGGAGGTTCTTGGGGAAGGGAAGGTAGTCCTGGATGCCCGTGCGCACCAGGATGCGCACGGGGACTTCCTCCTTCACCTCTTGGTAGCGGGGAAGGAGCTGGTCCAGGATGACCAGGGCCTTGGCCCCCGAGTCCCGAAGCTGGTGGCTTAGCTCCCTAGGCGTGTACATGGGGTTGGTGTTCACCGCCACCCCCCCCGCCAAGAGGGTGCCGAAGAAGGCCACCACGAACTGGGGGGAGTTGGGGAGCATGATGGCTACCCGGTCCCCTGGCTCAAGCCCCGCCTCTTGGAGCCCTTTGGCGAAGGCCTCCACCTGGCGAAAGAGGGCGGCGTAGGTAAGACTTCGCCCCAGGAACTCCAAGGCCACCTTCTTGGGGTAGCGGCGGGCGTTTTCCCGCAGGGCCTCGGTCAGAAGCCGGGGCGTGGGGGCCTCTTTGGGGACCCCGGGATCGTAGTGTGCGTACCAAGGATGCATGGCACCTCCTTGAACCGGGTCAAAGTTTACCGCCCGGCCCTCGCCGGGGCAAGGGGCGTTAGGCCCGGAAGTAGCGGTACGGGGGGCCTTCCCGCCCCACCGCTCCCTCCTTTCGCAGGTACTCCAGGTGGGCGAGGGTTTCGGCGAAGGCGAAGCGGCGCCCGGCGGCGTCCAGGTCCTGGGGGAAGAGGAGGAGGGAGAGCTCCCAGGCGGTTTTGGGGCTTTCCAGGTGCGTGAGGAGGGCTTGGAGGCGCTCCTCGTGGTGGGCGAGAAGCGCTTGTGCCCGCTTTCCGATGTCCCGGATGGGGCCAAAGTGCCCGGCGTAGGCCACCTGGGCGGGGAGCCCGGCCAGGCGCTTCAGGGAGCTTAGGAAGTCCTCGAGGGGGTTTTCCCGGGTGTAGGCCCAAAGGCCCACGTTGGGGGAGACGTGGTCCAAAAGGGCGTCCCCCGCCAGGAGGACCCCTTCCTCCTCCAGGTAAAAGGCCACGTGCCCATCGGCGTGGCCGGGGGTCCAGAGGACCCGAAGCCGCCTCCCCGCCACCTCCAGGACCGCCCCGTCCTCGAGGGCCAGGGGCGCCTTGGGCGGGTGGACCCGTTCGCGGGTCTTGGCCATGGTTTCCCGGATGCCCAAAAGGGCCTCCTCGGGGGTGCCGTGGTCCAGGAAAAGCCGCCAGGAGGCCTCCTCAAAGGCCTCGGGGGTGAGCCAGAAGCGGTGGCCCCGGCCTAGCTCCTCCGCGTGCAGAAAGACCCTCGCCCCTAGGCCCTCAAAGAAGCCCGCAAGCCCATAGTGGTCCGGGTGGTGGTGGGTGAGGAGGACGGTTTTCACGTCCTGGAAACAAAGCCCAAGCTCCGCCAGGTAAAGCTCCAGGCTCCCTTGAGCGGTGCGGGTGGCCAGGGCGGTGTCCACCAGGGCCACCTCTCCCTTTCCCTTCAGGAGGTAGAGGTTCACCGTCTTCAGGGGGTACGGGATGGGGACGGGGAGCAAATAGACCCCGGGCAGGATTTCCCTCATAGGAGGACCCCCAGGAGGAGGAGGGCGGCGAGGAAGGGGTCTTGCTCCTTCAGGTGCCAGGGGAAGCGGAAGCCCCCTTCCCCGTCCCCTTCCACCCCTTGGCCGCCCAGGGCTTCCTTCAGGTGGCCCAAAAGGGCCTCGTCCCCCAAGGGCTCCCCCCCGGGGAGGTAGACCCTAAGCCGGCAGGCGTCCCCGTCCAGGGCCAGGCCCAGGGTGGGGGGCTCTTGGGCCTTGAGGAGGACCTGAAGGGTCTTTAGGTTCTCCGGCTTTGGGTCCGGGTCCACCCCGTAGAAGAGGGGGTGGGGGAGGGGGTGGATTTCCCGGAGTTCGGCCTCGAGGCCCAAACGCTTCCACACCCCGGGCAGGACCCCGCCCCCCGCTCCCCCCATGGCGTCCAGATAGACCACGCCCTTCTTCTTGGGCACCTCTCCGGCGCTTTGCGCCAGGTGCTCCAGGTAGGCCCGCTTCACGTCCAAGGGGACGAAGCTTCCCCGGGTGGCCGGGGGGTCCAGGAAGGGCACCGCTTCCCCGGGAAGGGGCCTCCCGGGGAAAAGGCGGAGCTTGACCCCTTGGAAGCGGGCGGACCTCCGCCCCGCCGTGAGGTAAAGCCCCGCCGCCTCCTGCCTCTCCAGGGCGAAGCCAAAGAGGGGAAGGGGGGAAGGCCCGGAGAGGAGGAAGGCCTCGAGGCCCATTGCCGCAAGCACCCCCGCCGCCTCCTCCGCCATCTCCCGGGCCAGGAAGCGGGCATCGTAGCCCACCACCACCCGCCCCATGCCCTCTTCCTTCAGGCGCTCGCCAAACCCCGCCGCCAGGCGCCCTAAGGCGGCGAAGGTGAAATCCTTGGCCAGCTCGCCGAGGAAGCCTTCTTGGGTGGGACGAAGCTCCATGTTCCCAAGTCTACCCCGTGGTAGACTCCACCCCGTGGACGAGGCCCTCCTCTCCTCCCTTAACGAGGCCCAGCGCCAGGCGGTCCTCCACTTCCAAGGCCCCGCCTTGGTGGTGGCGGGGGCGGGTAGCGGCAAGACCCGCACCGTGGTCCACCGGGTGGCCTACCTCATCGCCCACCGGGGGGTCTTCCCCACGGAGATCCTGGCGGTGACCTTCACCAACAAGGCGGCGGAGGAAATGCGGGAGCGGCTTAAGGGCATGGTGAAGGGGGCGGGGGAGGTCTGGGTTTCCACCTTCCACGCCGCCGCTTTGCGCATCCTCCGCGTCTACGGGGAGCGGGTGGGCCTAAAACCCGGCTTCGTGGTCTACGACGAGGACGACCAGACGGCCCTCCTCAAGGAGGTCCTGAAGGAGCTTGGCCTCTCCGCCAAGCCGGGGCCCATCAAGGCCCTCTTGGACCGGGCCAAGAACCGAGGGGAGGCCCCGGAGGCCCTCCTTTCCGAGCTTCCCGAGTACTACGCCGGGCTTTCCCGGGGGAAGCTAAAAGACGTCCTTCTCCGCTACCAGGAGGCCCTTAAGGCCCAAGGGGCCTTGGACTTTGGGGACATCCTCCTTTACGCCCAGAGGCTTTTGGAGGAGGACCAAGAGGTGCTCAAGCGGGTGCGGAAGAGGGCCCTTTTTATCCACGTGGACGAGTACCAGGACACGAACCCGGTGCAGTACCGCTTCACCAAGCTCCTGGCCGGGGAGGAGGCCAACCTCATGGCGGTGGGGGACCCGGACCAGGGCATCTACTCCTTCCGGGCGGCGGACATCAAGAATATCCTCCAGTTCACGGAGGACTTCCCGGGGGCCAAGGTGTACCGCCTGGAGGAGAACTACCGCTCCACGGAGGCCATCCTGCGCTTCGCCAACGCCGTCATCGTCAAGAACGCCCTGCGCCTGGAGAAGACCCTAAGGCCGGTGAAGCGGGGCGGGGAGCCCGTGCGGCTTTTCCGCGCCCAGGACGCCCGGGAGGAGGCCCGCTTCGTGGCCGAGGAGATCCTGCGCCTGGGACCCCCGTTTGACCGCATCGCCGTCCTCTACCGCACCAACGCCCAAAGCCGCCTCCTGGAGCAGGCCCTGGCGAGCCGGGGGGTGGGGGCGCGGGTGGTGGGGGGGGTGGGCTTCTTTGAGCGGGCGGAGGTGAAGGACCTCCTGGCCTACGCCCGCCTGGCCCTCAACCCCTTGGACAGCGTGAGCCTGAAGCGCATCCTGAACACCCCGCCCCGGGGCATCGGCCCCGCCACGGTGGAAAAGGTGGCCCGCCTGGCCCAGGAAAAGGGGCTTCCCCTCTTTGAGGCCCTGAGGGCGGCGGAAGGGGTCTTGGCCCGCCCCGAGCCCGTGCGCCACTTCGTGGCCCTCATGGAGGAGCTCATGGACCTGGCCTTTGGCCCGGCGGAGGCCTTTTTCCGCCACCTCCTCCTCGCCACCGACTACCCCGCCTACCTCAAGGAGGCCTACCCCGAGGACCACGAGGACCGCCTGGAGAACGTGGAGGAGCTTCTTAGGGCGGCCAAGGAGGCGGATAGCCTCATGGAATTCCTGGACAAGGTGGCCCTGACGGCCCGGGCGGAGGAGCCGGGGGAGGCGGAGGGGAAGGTCTCCCTCATGACGCTCCACAACGCCAAGGGCCTGGAGTTCCCCGTGGTCTTCCTGGTGGGGGTGGAGGAGGGGCTTCTGCCCCACCGGAACTCCTTGAACACCTTGGAGGGCTTGGAGGAGGAGCGCCGCCTCTTCTACGTGGGGGTTACCCGGGCCCAGGAAAGGCTTTACCTCTCCTACGCCGAGGAGCGGGAGGTCTATGGCCGCACGGAGGCCTCAAGGCCAAGCCGCTTCCTGGAGGAGGTGGAGGAAAGCCTTTACCAGGTGTACGACCCCTACCGGAACCCCAAGCCCGTCCCGCCCCCCCACCGGCCCAAGCCCGGGGCCTACAAGGGCGGGGAAAAGGTGGTCCACCCCCGGTTTGGGCCCGGGGTGGTGGTGGCGGCCATGGGGGACGAGGTGACGGTGCACTTTGAGGGGGTGGGGCTCAAGCGCCTTTCCCTCAAGTACGCCGACCTGCGCCCCGCCTAGGAGGTAGCCCGTGTGGCCCCCCTACCACAGGACCCGCCCCCTGGCCTTCCTCCACCGGGGGGATGCGGCCTTTTTTGACCCCTTGGTGGCCGAGGTGGTGTCCCTGCGCCTTCCCCTCTTCCCCTACCCCATGGAGGCGGAAAGGCCGTGGGAGCTTTTGCCCTGCCTCCTGCCCCTGGGTTTTGTCGGGATGGTCCTGGCGGAGGGGGTTTCCCCGCCGGAGGGGGTGCGCCTCGAGGCGGAGGCGGAGGAGGCGGGCCTGGTGGACCTGGTGGCGGTGGGGATGGGGGGGCTTTGGGGCCAGTACACGGAAGGGGTGGCCCTGGAGCGCTTGCTCTCCGCCCGCTTCCCGGGGGCCAAGGGGCTTTGGCTCGGCCCCTTGCGCCCTTCCTTGGCCCCTTTCCTCCGCCCCTTGGCCCAGGTTTCCGTGGCCGCCCCAAGCTTCGCCGAAGGGGACGCCTTCCTCGCCCGCCTGCCCCAAAGGGCCCGGGGGCACGTGGCCTTGAGGCGGGAAGAGGTGGAGGCCTTGGCCTTCAGGTCGGACCTCCTCCTTTACGCCGGGGGCGGGCTTCCCCTGGGGCTTCTCCAGCCCTTCCACGCCCTTTTGGCCCTGGTCCCCCTGGAACCCAAGGCTTTTGAGCGGGTCCAGGCGGTCTACGGCCGAGAGGACCTTTGGGCGGAGCGGGTGAAGGCGGTGTTGGCGGGGCTTGGCTACCCTCCCTGATAGGCTAAGGGCATGGCGGGTTGGGTGGACCTGAATGCGGATGCGGGGGAGTCCTACGGGGTCTACACCTACGGGCACGACCGGGAGCTTTTCCCCTTGGTGACCTCGGTGAACCTGGCTTGCGGCTTCCACGGGGGAAGCCCGAACCGCATGCGGGAGGCGGTGGCCCTGGCCAAGGCCCACGGGGTGGCGGTGGGGGCCCACCCCGGCTTTCCCGACCTGGTGGGCTTCGGCCGCCGGGATATGGCCCTAAGCCCCGAAGAGGTCTATGCCGACGTCCTCTACCAGACAGGGGCCCTTTACGCCTTCCTGCGGGCGGAAGGCCTTCCCCTGCACCACGTGAAGCCCCACGGGGCCCTTTACCTCAAGGCCTGCCGGGACCGGGAAACGGCCCGGGCCATCGCCGAGGCGGTGAAGGCCTTTGACCCGGGGCTTCCCCTGGTGGTCCTCCCCGGCACGGTCTACGAGGAGGAGGCGAGGCGGGCGGGGCTTAGGGTGGTCCTCGAGGCCTTCCCCGAGCGGGCTTACCTGAAAAACGGCCAGCTTGCCCCCCGATCCCTCCCCGGTTCCTGGATCACCGACCCTAAGGAGGCGGCCCGCCGGGCGGTGCGCATGGTCCTGGAGGGCAAGGTGGAGGCCCTGGACGGGGGAGAGGTTTCGGTGCGGGCCGACACCCTGTGCATCCACGGGGACAACCCCAACGCCCCCCAGGTGGCGCGGGCGGTGCGGGAGGCCTTGGAGGCGGAGGGCGTGGCGGTGCGGGCCTTTTGAGCGAGGGAATGGAGCTGAAAGCCCCGGCCCTTTGGCCGGGGTCTTTGGCGGAGAGGGCGGGATTCGAACCCGCGAGGCAGGTTTAAGCCCGCCTACACGATTTCCAGTCGTGTCCCTTCAGCCACTCGGGCACCTCTCCAAGTGCCGACCTTGAGTCTACCAAGGCCCATTCCCATCGTCAAGTAATCTTAGGACGTGCGGGTGGTGGTGGCCCACGAGAACCTGGACTTTGACGCCTTGGGCTCCATGGTCCTGGCGGGGAAGCTCTTCCCGGGAAGCGTCCTTGCCCTGGTGGGGGGCCTCGAGGGGCCCCTAAAGGACCTCGCCCCCCTTTTGGAGGACCGGCTGGACCTGGTTTCCGCCGCCGAGATCCCCTTGGACAAGGTGTCCGAGGTGGTCCTGGTGGACAACGCCCGCCCCGAGCGCATCGGCCCCTTTAGGGCCCTGGTGGGGAGGGTGCCCTTCCTCGTCTTTGACCACCACCCCAAGGCTCCCGGGGACGTGCCCGCCGTGGGGGGAAGGGTGGCGGCGGTGGGGGCCACGGTGAGCCTTCTCCTTCCCCTCCTCCTGGAAAGGGGGCTTGGCCTCACCCCCTTGGAGGCCACCTTGGCCTACGCCGGGGTGTGGGAGGACACGGGGGGGTTTAGCTTCCCCTCCACCACCCCCATGGATCTGGAGGCGGGCCGCCTTCTCCTGGAGATGGGGGCGGAGGCTTGGCGGGTGAGGGAGTGGGTCAGGCCCCACCTCTCCGAGGAGGCCCGGAGCGTGCTGAGGGCGCTCTTAAGGAGCGCCCGCGTGTTGGAGCGGGAGGGCTTCCGCCTCCTCCTCGCCGAGGCCAAGGAGGAGGGGTACGTGCCCGCCCTTGCCCCTTTGGCCCACACCCTCTTGGACCTCCACGAGGCGGACGGGGTGCTCCTGGTCCTCCGCCTGGGGCGGGAAACCCTGCTCATCGCCCGGAGCAAGTCCCGGCTGGACGTGGGCCGCTGGCTGGGGGAGGTGGGGGGTGGGGGGCATCCCCGGGCGGCCTTTGCCCGGGTGCGGGGGGTTAAGGGGGCGGTGCGGCGCCTCCTCCAAAGCCTTCCCCGCCACCTGGAGCCCGAGCCCACCCTAGAGGAGGCCATGACGGCCCCCGTGGAAACCCTGGCCCCCACCTCGGTGCGGGAGGCCCTCCGCACCCTGGAGGAAAGGGGCTACGGGGCCATGCCCGTGGTGGTGCCCGAGGGGGAAGGGGTGAGGGTCTTGGGCTTGGCCCGGCGGCGGGACCTGAAGAAGGCGGAGCGGCTGGGCCTTGGGGACCACCCCGTGG from Thermus hydrothermalis includes the following:
- a CDS encoding phosphoglucomutase gives rise to the protein MELRPTQEGFLGELAKDFTFAALGRLAAGFGERLKEEGMGRVVVGYDARFLAREMAEEAAGVLAAMGLEAFLLSGPSPLPLFGFALERQEAAGLYLTAGRRSARFQGVKLRLFPGRPLPGEAVPFLDPPATRGSFVPLDVKRAYLEHLAQSAGEVPKKKGVVYLDAMGGAGGGVLPGVWKRLGLEAELREIHPLPHPLFYGVDPDPKPENLKTLQVLLKAQEPPTLGLALDGDACRLRVYLPGGEPLGDEALLGHLKEALGGQGVEGDGEGGFRFPWHLKEQDPFLAALLLLGVLL
- a CDS encoding MBL fold metallo-hydrolase; translated protein: MREILPGVYLLPVPIPYPLKTVNLYLLKGKGEVALVDTALATRTAQGSLELYLAELGLCFQDVKTVLLTHHHPDHYGLAGFFEGLGARVFLHAEELGRGHRFWLTPEAFEEASWRLFLDHGTPEEALLGIRETMAKTRERVHPPKAPLALEDGAVLEVAGRRLRVLWTPGHADGHVAFYLEEEGVLLAGDALLDHVSPNVGLWAYTRENPLEDFLSSLKRLAGLPAQVAYAGHFGPIRDIGKRAQALLAHHEERLQALLTHLESPKTAWELSLLLFPQDLDAAGRRFAFAETLAHLEYLRKEGAVGREGPPYRYFRA
- a CDS encoding ATP-dependent helicase yields the protein MDEALLSSLNEAQRQAVLHFQGPALVVAGAGSGKTRTVVHRVAYLIAHRGVFPTEILAVTFTNKAAEEMRERLKGMVKGAGEVWVSTFHAAALRILRVYGERVGLKPGFVVYDEDDQTALLKEVLKELGLSAKPGPIKALLDRAKNRGEAPEALLSELPEYYAGLSRGKLKDVLLRYQEALKAQGALDFGDILLYAQRLLEEDQEVLKRVRKRALFIHVDEYQDTNPVQYRFTKLLAGEEANLMAVGDPDQGIYSFRAADIKNILQFTEDFPGAKVYRLEENYRSTEAILRFANAVIVKNALRLEKTLRPVKRGGEPVRLFRAQDAREEARFVAEEILRLGPPFDRIAVLYRTNAQSRLLEQALASRGVGARVVGGVGFFERAEVKDLLAYARLALNPLDSVSLKRILNTPPRGIGPATVEKVARLAQEKGLPLFEALRAAEGVLARPEPVRHFVALMEELMDLAFGPAEAFFRHLLLATDYPAYLKEAYPEDHEDRLENVEELLRAAKEADSLMEFLDKVALTARAEEPGEAEGKVSLMTLHNAKGLEFPVVFLVGVEEGLLPHRNSLNTLEGLEEERRLFYVGVTRAQERLYLSYAEEREVYGRTEASRPSRFLEEVEESLYQVYDPYRNPKPVPPPHRPKPGAYKGGEKVVHPRFGPGVVVAAMGDEVTVHFEGVGLKRLSLKYADLRPA
- a CDS encoding LamB/YcsF family protein; its protein translation is MAGWVDLNADAGESYGVYTYGHDRELFPLVTSVNLACGFHGGSPNRMREAVALAKAHGVAVGAHPGFPDLVGFGRRDMALSPEEVYADVLYQTGALYAFLRAEGLPLHHVKPHGALYLKACRDRETARAIAEAVKAFDPGLPLVVLPGTVYEEEARRAGLRVVLEAFPERAYLKNGQLAPRSLPGSWITDPKEAARRAVRMVLEGKVEALDGGEVSVRADTLCIHGDNPNAPQVARAVREALEAEGVAVRAF